The genomic interval GCCAGGCCGCCCGCGGCGTGCGCCACTTCCTTGAAAGCGGCATCGAAACGTTGCACAACGTGGTTCCTCTCGCCAACCGGCGATAGGCGCCAGTCCAGAGAAAGGCCTTTCGGTCTTTTGGGCTGGTTCGTGCCTTGCAACACCGGTTTTTCCAGCAGGTTTCCTGACATGGTCGCACCCCTGAAAGTGGGCATCGCGGGGCTCGGCACTGTGGGGTCCGCGGTCGTCCGTCTCATCGAGCAGCAGGGCCGCGCGCTGTCGGCGCGCTGCGGTCGCGGCGTTCGCGTGGTCGCCGTCGCCGCGCGCTCGAAGGTCAAGAAGCGCGACCTCGACCTACGCGGCATTGCGTGGGCCAAAGATGCGCTGGCGCTGGCGAACGATCCCGGCATCGACTGCTTCGTCGAACTGATGGGCGGTTCGGACGACCCGGCGCGATCCGCGATCGAGGCAGCCCTGAAATCCGGCAAGCCGGTGGTGACGGCCAACAAGGCGCTGATCGCCAAGCACGGCCTGCGGCTCGCCGCTCTCGCCGAGCAACACGGCGGCGCGTTGAACTACGAGGCTGCGGTCGGCGCCGCCATTCCCGTCATCAAGACGCTGCGGGAAGGACTGACGGGCACCACGATCAATCGCGTCTACGGCATCCTCAACGGAACCTGCAACTACATCCTGACGCGGATGGAGCGGGAAGGCCTGTCGTTCGCCGAATGCCTGAAGGAGGCCCAGCGTCTCGGATATGCCGAAGCCGATCCGTCGTTCGACGTCGACGGTCACGACACCGCGCAGAAGCTGTCGATTCTGGCGAGCCTCGCCTTCGGCACGCGCGTCGCGCAGAGTTCCGTCTATGTCGAAGGCATTTCGTCGATTGCGCCGGAAGATCTTCGCGCAGCGGAAGAACTCGGCTACCGCGTCAAGCTGCTCGGGGTCGCGGTACGGACCGCCAAGGGCATCGAGCAGCGGGTGCATCCGACCATGGTGCCGAAGACGTCGTCGATCGCGCAGGTCATGGGTGTCACCAATGCGGTGACCATCGACGGCGAGGGCATCCCGCCGATCACGCTTGTCGGTCCCGGCGCCGGCGGCGCCGCGACGGCGTCCGCCGTGGTTGCCGATATCGCCGATGTCGCGTGCGGCATCCGCGCCCTGCCGTTCGGTCGGCCCGCGGAGCGGTTGCGCGCGACGAAGAAGGCGCCGATGGAGCGCCACGAGGGCGGCTATTACATCCGGCTGATGGCGCGCGACTTCGCCGGCACCGCCGCGACCATCGCCACCCGGCTGGCGGAGCAGAAGATTTCGATCGAATCGATCGTCCAGCGCCATCCCAATGGCAAGCTGGATATAACGGAGTCCGGCAAGCCGGCCGCGCCGGTTCCGGTGATTTTGATAACGTATGCGACCAGCGAGGATGCGGTGCACCGCGCGCTCCATGCGGTGCGGGCGGACAAGGTCATCACCGGCCGTCCGCAGGTCATACGCATCGAGAAGAACTGAACGAAAATGCGTGCGGACACGCTAGAGCGGGATAAAATGAGTTTGGATCGTCGTTATTGCGAGGAGCGGAAGCGACGAAGCAATCCAGTCTTTCGGAGTGGCTCCTGGATTGCTTCGCTTCGCTCGCAATGACGGGGAAGCTGATCTGACCTCAAGTCATCACGATCTAGTGGTCCGTTTCGTATCGCGAGCCCGCAGCAGGTGGATAGCGAATGTCAAATCCACTCCACTAGCCCGACACGCTGTCCGAGGGAGTTGAGACGATGCCGACACAAACGTCCGTCCAGCCAGAGCGAGTGCTGGGGCGCCTCCTGACGCTGGAGATCGTGCGCGTAACGGAGCGGGCGGCGGTGTCGGCGGCGCGTCTGCGCGGGCGCGGCATGGAAAAGGCGTCCGATCAGGCCGCGGTCGATGCGATGCGGCGCGAACTCAACAAATTGCCGATCGACGGCACGGTCGTGATCGGCGAGGGCGAGATCGACGAGGCGCCGATGCTGTTCATCGGCGAGAAGGTCGGCAACACACACGGCCCGCAGGTCGATATCGCCGTCGATCCGCTCGAGGGGACCGTGCTGTGCGCCAAGAACATGCCGGGTGCGATCGCCACCATCGCGATGGCCGAAGGCGGCACGCTGCTCCACGCGCCGGACTGCTACATGGACAAGATCGGGATAGGTCCCGGCTATCCCAAGGGCACGGTGGATCTCGACGCGCCGGTGGAAGAGAACATCATCAATCTGGCCAAGGCCAAGGGGGTCAAGCCGACCGAGATCACCGCGATCCTGCTCGACCGGCCCCGCCACGCCGCGAAGATCGCAGCACTCCGCAAGCTCGGCGCCGCGGTGACGCTCATCAGCGATGGCGACGTCGCCGGCGTCATCCATACCGCGGAGCGACGAACGGGAATCGACATCTATCTCGGCAGCGGCGGCGCACCGGAAGGCGTCCTGTCGGCGGCTGCGCTGCGCTGCATCGGCGGCCAGATGCAGACCCGTCTCATCATCGACAGCGAGGCATTACGCGAGCGGACCCTTCAAATGGGTATCATGGATGCCAGGAAGAAGTACGAGATCTGCGACATGGTGAAAGGCGATTGCCTGTTCGCCGCCACAGGAGTGACGTCGGGCTCGCTGCTGTCCGGCGTCCGGTTCCGCAAGGGCGTGATCGAGACCGATACGGTGGTGATGCGCTCGGTGACCGGCACCGTGCGCCGCATCAAGGCCGAGCACCGGCAACTGGACAAATTTCACCTGGATTGAGGTATGCCAAAGGCTGGCGACATTGTCGCCAACACCGCGGCTATCGCAAGGTACGGACGACATCATGACCTTGCCCGCCTCCGCATTGCCGGTCGAAGCGCCTGACGCCTTTCTCGGCGTATCGCATTCGGCGACCGGGCGTCTGTGGCGGGATCGCCTCGATGCGCGGGGCGCGGCGCGCGCGCTGGCGATCGCCCAGCGCCACCAGTTGCCGGAGATGCTGGCGCGCGTGATCGCCGGGCGGGGCGTCGAGGTCGATGCGGTCCCGGATTTTCTCGACCCCACCATCCGCCGGCTGATGCCCGATCCCTTCACCGTGACGCAGATGGAGGCGGCAGCCAGGCGGCTCGCCGATGCCGCGATGCACGGCGAGACGGTCGCGATCTTCGGCGATTACGATGTTGACGGCGCAACCTCGGCAGCGCTGCTCGCCTGGCATCTGCGTCATTGCGGGCTGGATCCGCTGATTCATATCCCCGACCGGATATTTGAGGGCTATGGCCCGAACGTTGATGCGATCAACGCGCTTGCGGCCAGGGGCGCGACGCTGCTGGTGACGGTCGACTGCGGCACCACGAGCATCGAGCCATTGGCTGTTGCGAAACAGCAGGGCATGTCGGTCGTGGTGATCGATCATCACCAGTGCGGCGACGATCTGCCCGAGGTCGAGGCACTGGTGAATCCGAACCGACCGGACGATCTCTCCGGCCTCGGACATCTCGCCGCCGTCGGTCTCGTATTGGTGACGCTGGTCGCGTTGAACCGCGAGCTGCGCCAGCGCGGCTTCTGGACCGGCGAGCGACCCGAGCCTGATCTCCTGAACATGCTGCATCACGTCGCGCTCGGAACGGTCGCCGATGTCGCGCCGTTGACCGGCCTCAACCGTGCCTTCGTCGCGAAGGGGTTGATCGCGCTGCGTCGCCGCGATCATGTCGGTCACACCGCACTGATGGATGTCGCGCGGCTGAACGGTCCGCCGGAAGCCTGGCATCTCGGTTTCATGCTGGGACCGCGCATCAATGCCGGGGGCCGGATCGGACGCGCCGATCTCGGCGTGCGGTTGCTGCTGGAAGGCGACGTCTCGGAAGCGGCACGGATCGCCGCCGAACTCGATCGCCTCAACGCCGAGCGCCGCGTGATCGAGCAGGCGGCCGAAGCGCAGGCGGAAGCGGAGGCGCTGGCCTCGCTCGGTCTTGAGGACAAGGGTGCCGTCATCGTCACGGCGTCCGAGGGCTGGCATCCCGGCGTCGTCGGTCTCGTCGCGTCGCGGCTGAAGGACAAGTTTTCCCGGCCAGCTTTTGTTGTGGCGCTGGAGCCGGGCGGCATCGGCACCGGATCGGGCCGCTCCATCGGCGGCGTCGATCTCGGCAAGGCGGTGCGGCAGGCCGTGACCGACGGCGTGCTGCTCAAGGGCGGCGGTCACGCCATGGCGGCGGGCGTGACGCTGCGCAAGGAGCGGCTGGCGGAATTCCGCGCCTACATGGAAAAGGCGCTCGCCGCCGATGTCGCGCGGTCGCGTCATGTCCGCGAACTCTTCATCGATGGCGCGATCAGCGCGCGGGCCGTGACGCCCGAGTTCGTGGCGACGCTCAATCGCGCGGGGCCGTTCGGCGCGGGCAATCCGGAGCCGGTGGTGGCGTTGCCGTCGCACCAGTTGATCTATGCTGACGAGGTCG from Nitrobacter sp. NHB1 carries:
- a CDS encoding homoserine dehydrogenase; its protein translation is MVAPLKVGIAGLGTVGSAVVRLIEQQGRALSARCGRGVRVVAVAARSKVKKRDLDLRGIAWAKDALALANDPGIDCFVELMGGSDDPARSAIEAALKSGKPVVTANKALIAKHGLRLAALAEQHGGALNYEAAVGAAIPVIKTLREGLTGTTINRVYGILNGTCNYILTRMEREGLSFAECLKEAQRLGYAEADPSFDVDGHDTAQKLSILASLAFGTRVAQSSVYVEGISSIAPEDLRAAEELGYRVKLLGVAVRTAKGIEQRVHPTMVPKTSSIAQVMGVTNAVTIDGEGIPPITLVGPGAGGAATASAVVADIADVACGIRALPFGRPAERLRATKKAPMERHEGGYYIRLMARDFAGTAATIATRLAEQKISIESIVQRHPNGKLDITESGKPAAPVPVILITYATSEDAVHRALHAVRADKVITGRPQVIRIEKN
- the glpX gene encoding class II fructose-bisphosphatase; this translates as MPTQTSVQPERVLGRLLTLEIVRVTERAAVSAARLRGRGMEKASDQAAVDAMRRELNKLPIDGTVVIGEGEIDEAPMLFIGEKVGNTHGPQVDIAVDPLEGTVLCAKNMPGAIATIAMAEGGTLLHAPDCYMDKIGIGPGYPKGTVDLDAPVEENIINLAKAKGVKPTEITAILLDRPRHAAKIAALRKLGAAVTLISDGDVAGVIHTAERRTGIDIYLGSGGAPEGVLSAAALRCIGGQMQTRLIIDSEALRERTLQMGIMDARKKYEICDMVKGDCLFAATGVTSGSLLSGVRFRKGVIETDTVVMRSVTGTVRRIKAEHRQLDKFHLD
- the recJ gene encoding single-stranded-DNA-specific exonuclease RecJ, with amino-acid sequence MTLPASALPVEAPDAFLGVSHSATGRLWRDRLDARGAARALAIAQRHQLPEMLARVIAGRGVEVDAVPDFLDPTIRRLMPDPFTVTQMEAAARRLADAAMHGETVAIFGDYDVDGATSAALLAWHLRHCGLDPLIHIPDRIFEGYGPNVDAINALAARGATLLVTVDCGTTSIEPLAVAKQQGMSVVVIDHHQCGDDLPEVEALVNPNRPDDLSGLGHLAAVGLVLVTLVALNRELRQRGFWTGERPEPDLLNMLHHVALGTVADVAPLTGLNRAFVAKGLIALRRRDHVGHTALMDVARLNGPPEAWHLGFMLGPRINAGGRIGRADLGVRLLLEGDVSEAARIAAELDRLNAERRVIEQAAEAQAEAEALASLGLEDKGAVIVTASEGWHPGVVGLVASRLKDKFSRPAFVVALEPGGIGTGSGRSIGGVDLGKAVRQAVTDGVLLKGGGHAMAAGVTLRKERLAEFRAYMEKALAADVARSRHVRELFIDGAISARAVTPEFVATLNRAGPFGAGNPEPVVALPSHQLIYADEVGQAHLRLRLKSGDGTIVNGIAFRAIGQPLGNALTQMRGQPLHVAGSLAVDRWQGTERVQLRVTDVAVPDPGPATIR